TTTATACTAGACTACTTTTATTCTGTGGAAATTGGAGTGTCAATATAATTAACCTCGTGGGGAGTTGCCATTCGTAACTAAGTAATGAAAATCTTATAATCTTCTTTTTACCGGCAACTGTTTGACGGAAAGACTCATTTGGGCCACAGCAATCAAATAAAGTCTTATGCGAAATAATTCACACAATGCATTCAATAGGCACGCACACAGGTACGCATTTGCAAGCAAGCATGCCGAGATTGTAAAGAGTAAAACCTCTTGAACCATATCGCTTATTGTCATTCCCAACAGTTCCCATAAATTAGCGACTTGATCCTCAGGCAAATTGACGCTCATATCTCTGCCGATCATTGTGAACATCATGCGACCTCCAGGTACTAACTCTTCTGAACGAGACTTGAGGAACAAAGTCATGTCCCTCATGAAAAGGTCCAAGTATGCTTCGTGCACGCTTTTGGGGCTTGCCCTTGCCAGATAGATATGGCCTTTGTTTAAGGATGATTCAAACTCGCTAACGAGGTTGGCGGGCACCTGACAAGGTGCAGAAGTAACATAATTTAcatgaatcaaataaaaaagagcgAATAAATCAATCTAAAGTGAATTTATGATGACTAACCTGAGAGCGCCAGTGGACACTATATGAAGAATGTATGAAATGAAGAGAATGGTCGGGGAACAACCTCCCATAAAAATTCCCGGGCATTGCTGCTATGAAACAAGGCCCAAaatctcctcccttctctctcctcaactCCTGGTAAAATCTAGGGATCAATCTGAATACAGTGTTGAAATCGTTATGGAAGAGATCGTTCAGGAACATTTGGAACATGGGTTCCTTCTTATTTAGTTGCTTACATGTCGCATCGATGGAATCGATTATTTCCCTTAACAATAGTAGTGTGTTGGGACCTGAAGAACATCCTAGATCTGCCAGTTTCAAGCATTCAGGGAAGCTATCTAGATAGAGCTCTCTTAGGCTTTCTTGCAATACAGAATTTGCCCTGGACATTACCTGTTTCTGTATTTGTGCACATGGGAAGCGAGTGAATTatagaattaaaatcaataataTGCATCTTTTGAATCTCCAGTTTTCTTTTGCACTTAACCCAACCTCTTGCAAGGTtttatgggaaaaaaattaacctCTTGCAGGTGTGTTATACCTGAGaggtgtgaaaaaaaaaaatcctacaaCTGGTGGTTCGGGTGTTTGGAGTGAATAGGAATGATTATGTACTAGACGATCATCTGGGCAGCACGTGAGATAATTGTGTTTGGAGGCTCGGTGCAGTCTCCATCATCATATAGGTCTTGAAGGTGATGCCAAGCTAGCCGAGACCTTGACAGCAATGGAGGCCATGGTCACGGCCAGGCCGTAAGGGGCTGCAGAGGGAACTAGTAGAGAAGCGATAAGGATGGTACCAGCAAGCATGACCGCAAGCAACACCAATCTAAATTATGAGTCGGCAGCAGTGGAGGATGGCATGCGGTGACAACTGGCGGCATCAGGGCCGATGAAAATATGAGGGTAGAGAGGAGATTTGATTAGTGCAATCAGCACTCCAATAGATTGGGCGCGTGGTGCTATCTCAAGAGCAAGACAGCATATGAGATAGGGAAGAAGACTATTCTATTATTCGATTCGGATGGAAATAAAGTTGTTTGCAGAACATGTGTTATTGACAGGCCGGTGGAGAAAATGACTTGTTGAGTGAGAGCCACTGGACCACTACTTCATGCATTAGACACTTAGCCATTCACCACATTTAACAGAACAAAGCAAGAAATCTGAGAAAGATGCATGCGGAGGATTTCATCTAGttcaagtgagagagagagagagacctggacGAAGGAATTCTGGGCATAACTagcttttccttctcctccattCATGCAAAGAATCTGATCCATGGTTAGAGGCAGAGCCACCTTCAGTATGCTGCAGCTTAGCTTCCTTTATCTTGTTCGCTGCCCTTTATCGTCGTTACATATTTATGGACTTTTGGCATAGATTCATAATTGACAGtaaataaatagttttttttttatccctgGCTACAAAAAACtattaaagtattttttttttttttttggcccacaCCGAATAATTAGGTTGAGGATTTCAAAACTTGAGAGGAATGGGTTCTCTTTGGGATTTTGTTCTAGCAAGAACCGAACAAATTAGAAGCAGCCTTTCcaccgaaaaaagaaaacatagtaACAGCCTTTTGCCGTGACGAGGGCATGGTTG
This Eucalyptus grandis isolate ANBG69807.140 chromosome 7, ASM1654582v1, whole genome shotgun sequence DNA region includes the following protein-coding sequences:
- the LOC120296111 gene encoding monomethylxanthine methyltransferase 1-like — protein: MSRANSVLQESLRELYLDSFPECLKLADLGCSSGPNTLLLLREIIDSIDATCKQLNKKEPMFQMFLNDLFHNDFNTVFRLIPRFYQELRREKGGDFGPCFIAAMPGNFYGRLFPDHSLHFIHSSYSVHWRSQVPANLVSEFESSLNKGHIYLARASPKSVHEAYLDLFMRDMTLFLKSRSEELVPGGRMMFTMIGRDMSVNLPEDQVANLWELLGMTISDMVQEVLLFTISACLLANAYLCACLLNALCELFRIRLYLIAVAQMSLSVKQLPCSNLSSPSSHQQFSGSCLKGLIEEEKLDDFNLPFYMPTPEEVRHVIQEEGSFHVTRFETFKVNWDAEMGDGNLRVRGKYVAANIRAVSESILATHFGEEVMDGLFERFASKVSQYMELHEGEHFNILVSVKNR